A stretch of the Capra hircus breed San Clemente chromosome 10, ASM170441v1, whole genome shotgun sequence genome encodes the following:
- the LACTB gene encoding serine beta-lactamase-like protein LACTB, mitochondrial isoform X2 has translation MYRLLSAVTARAATTGGCAWGCGRRAVHQRAGLPPLGPGWVGGLGLGLGLALGVKLAGGLRGASPAPPAAAPDPEAPPQAELLQAQEQPLAPWSPQTLAPPHARHFARAIDSSRDLLHRIKDEVGAPGIVVGVSVDGKEVWSEGLGYADVENRVPCKPETVMRIASISKSLTMVAIAKLWEAGKLDLDIPVQHYVPEFPEKEYEGEKVSVTTRLLISHLSGIRHYEKDMKKVKEEKAYKALKMMKGMMESDQEKELKEKGGKSNEKNDFAKAKIEQDNETKGRNSKPCKKKNDFEQGELYLKEKFENSIESLRLFKNDPLFFKPVSFCIQLLAIPYWQP, from the exons ATGTACCGGCTCCTGTCAGCCGTGACGGCCAGGGCCGCGACCACCGGGGGCTGCGCCTGGGGCTGTGGGAGGCGTGCGGTTCATCAGCGCGCCGGGCTGCCGCCACTCGGCCCCGGGTGGGTCGGGGGCctcgggctggggctggggctggcacTTGGGGTTAAGCTGGCCGGCGGGCTGAGGGGCGCATCCCccgcgccacctgccgcggccccCGACCCCGAGGCCCCGCCTCAGGCCGAGCTGCTGCAGGCGCAGGAACAGCCCCTCGCCCCGTGGTCTCCGCAGACCCTGGCGCCGCCGCACGCCAGGCACTTCGCCAGAGCCATCGACAGCAGCCGCGACCTCCTGCACAGGATCAAG GATGAGGTGGGCGCACCTGGCATCGTAGTTGGAGTCTCTGTAGATGGAAAAGAAGTCTGGTCAGAAG GTTTAGGTTATGCTGATGTTGAGAACCGTGTACCATGCAAGCCAGAGACAGTTATGAGAATTGCCAGTATCAGCAAAAGCCTCACCATGGTTGCTATTGCCAAACTGTGGGAAGCAGGTAAACTGGATCTTGATATTCCAGTACAACATTATGTTCCTGAATTCccagaaaaagaatatgaaggTGAAAAG gtGTCTGTCACAACAAGATTATTGATTTCCCATTTAAGTGGAATTCGTCATTATGAAAAGGACATGaaaaaggtgaaagaagagaaagctTATAAAGCCTTAAAGATGATGAAAGGGATGATGGAATCTGACCAAGAaaaagagttaaaagaaaaaggaggcaAAAGTAATGAAAAGAATGACTTTGCTAAAGCTAAGATAGAGCAAGATAATGAAACCAAAGGCCGAAATTCAAAGCCTTGcaagaaaaagaatgattttgAACAAGGTGaattatatttgaaagaaaaatttgaaaattcaaTTGAATCTCtaagattatttaaaaatgacCCTTTGTTCTTCAAACCTG TCAGTTTTTGTATTCAACTTTTGGCTATACCCTACTGGCAGCCATAG